One Candidatus Krumholzibacteriia bacterium DNA window includes the following coding sequences:
- a CDS encoding phospholipase D-like domain-containing protein, whose protein sequence is MALGLLLCPHLLGAAEPALQLVESFPVETSLDNPDVPDAHAVWTAMLGGARQSLDFAEFYASNEPGTRLEPIVAAIEAAAARGVHVRFLAEEKFYRTYPETLDRLGRKRGIEVRRFEVGKLMGGVLHAKYFVVDGEEAFIGSQNFDWRSLTHIQELGMRIRVPSVVWALLDVYESDWAQAGGKPPPASRPQEAAFPTTVVQDGDTLRLTPVFSPRGYLPDPNLWDLPRLVELIAAARRTVRVQLLTYRSVDRDSTYFGDLETALRAAAARGVQVQLLLSDWCKRRGTIEGLQSLQSLPHFDVKLVTIPPAAAGFIPFARVIHAKYLVVDGSAFWLGTSNWEKDYFYSSRNVGLIVEGGMARRLDRFFADNWNSPYAYDVDPCATYEPPRIGP, encoded by the coding sequence GTGGCGCTGGGCCTCCTACTCTGCCCTCACCTCCTCGGGGCTGCCGAGCCGGCATTGCAGCTGGTCGAGAGCTTCCCGGTCGAAACCTCCCTCGACAACCCCGACGTCCCGGATGCACACGCGGTCTGGACGGCGATGCTCGGAGGGGCGCGCCAAAGCCTCGATTTCGCCGAGTTCTACGCCAGCAACGAACCGGGAACCCGCCTCGAGCCCATCGTCGCCGCCATCGAGGCCGCCGCGGCTCGGGGTGTGCACGTACGCTTCCTCGCCGAGGAGAAGTTCTACCGCACCTACCCCGAGACGCTGGACCGCCTGGGTCGGAAGCGCGGCATCGAGGTGCGGCGCTTCGAGGTCGGAAAGCTCATGGGGGGAGTGCTGCACGCCAAGTACTTCGTCGTCGATGGCGAGGAAGCGTTCATCGGCAGCCAAAACTTCGATTGGCGCTCTCTCACGCACATTCAGGAGCTCGGCATGCGCATCCGCGTGCCCAGCGTCGTCTGGGCTCTGCTCGACGTCTACGAGTCGGACTGGGCTCAGGCCGGGGGCAAACCCCCGCCCGCGAGCCGCCCGCAGGAGGCCGCCTTCCCCACCACGGTCGTGCAGGACGGCGACACGCTGCGTCTCACACCCGTCTTCAGCCCCCGCGGCTACCTGCCCGACCCGAATCTCTGGGATCTACCGCGCCTCGTGGAGCTGATCGCGGCGGCGCGGCGGACCGTCCGCGTCCAGCTCCTCACTTACCGCAGCGTGGATCGCGACAGCACCTACTTCGGTGACCTCGAAACGGCGCTCCGCGCCGCTGCTGCCCGTGGTGTGCAGGTGCAGCTCCTGCTCTCCGATTGGTGCAAGCGCCGCGGCACGATCGAGGGCTTGCAGAGCCTGCAAAGCCTGCCCCATTTCGACGTCAAGCTCGTCACCATTCCGCCGGCGGCTGCGGGCTTCATCCCCTTCGCCCGGGTCATCCACGCCAAGTACCTGGTGGTGGACGGCAGCGCCTTCTGGCTCGGCACGAGCAACTGGGAAAAGGACTATTTCTACAGCAGCCGCAACGTGGGGCTCATCGTCGAGGGTGGCATGGCGCGCCGTCTCGACCGCTTCTTCGCCGACAACTGGAACAGTCCCTACGCCTACGATGTCGACCCCTGCGCCACGTACGAGCCCCCACGGATCGGGCCATGA
- a CDS encoding DinB family protein, with protein sequence MSVFTNPAGRAADAAAKYTQALLELLGERDPLAVLRELPVALRAAIDGLSAAELARPEVPGKWSIQHVVDHLTDQETVAAYRWRSVIAEDEPELRGYDQDRWAARLRYGAAPAATVLAELETLRRRNLRLLEALDDAEFERVGQHTERGPESVLRIMQLTAGHDLVHRRQIARILKALGKA encoded by the coding sequence GTGTCCGTGTTCACCAATCCTGCCGGGAGGGCTGCTGACGCAGCCGCAAAGTACACCCAGGCTCTCCTCGAGCTGCTGGGTGAGCGTGATCCGCTCGCCGTGTTGCGGGAGCTACCCGTGGCGTTGCGCGCTGCCATCGACGGCCTGAGCGCCGCCGAACTGGCACGACCGGAGGTGCCAGGCAAGTGGTCGATCCAGCACGTGGTCGATCATTTGACCGATCAGGAAACGGTCGCCGCCTACCGCTGGCGCTCGGTCATCGCCGAGGACGAACCGGAGCTGCGCGGCTACGACCAGGATCGCTGGGCGGCCCGACTGCGCTATGGCGCGGCGCCGGCCGCGACGGTGCTCGCCGAGCTCGAGACACTCCGGCGCCGCAATCTCCGGCTCCTCGAGGCGCTCGACGACGCCGAGTTCGAGCGTGTGGGACAACACACCGAGCGCGGCCCGGAAAGCGTCCTCCGTATCATGCAGCTCACCGCCGGTCATGACCTGGTGCACCGGCGTCAGATCGCCCGCATCCTGAAAGCGCTGGGGAAGGCATAG